The stretch of DNA ATTAGTTAAACCAAAATTCACACCTAGTTGCGCAAGGCCATTTCGACAGGTCGCATTCTTCATACAGAATTCATAACCCTTTTCCAAACCTTTAATTATAGGTTTAGCCAAAGAATTATTCTCAACCGCATTTTTACTGCCTGCAACCGCAGTACCAACATCACCAATATTACCGCCACTTCCTGCGGCAACAGCAAGGCCACTGGCTAATTGCGCTAAAGCGCTGATGTTTTCTTTTTCAGCTTGCGTTAAGTCGCTTGGATCTCGACCATCATACAGGGTTTTACGAATATAATCAGCTGCCGCTTCACCCGAAACAGCGCCAATGCCGCCCGCTAATGCCGAGTTCCCTTGCGCGGCTGCAACTGCGGCGCCGAGTATGGCATGAGCAATCAAATTAGCCTCTGGATTCTCATTTTTCCATTCGCCGGTTATCGGGTCTTTAGATCCTGTCGCCAATTTGATTTGCTCTGCCAAATAAGGCGCACTGGCGCCAGCAAGCCCGCCAGTAAAATCACCCGTAATCAGGCCGCTAACAATCGCAGTTGCTGCATCAATGCCTTTACTGACAGCGCTGCCCATTCCACCATTCGTTTTACCTTTTCTTGGTTGTTTTTGACTTGAGTATCAACCGCGCTATAGTAAAAGCTGTCTTTATCACTTTTATAAAAATCATCTAACGAAATTTTTGCTTTATCTTCATCACTTAATTTATCGTATACTTTTTTCGCTTCCGCTTTAGCTAGCTCATCCTTATTCTTATCAACATCATTTTGCGCCTGTATGCGATCGTATTTATTGACCACATCTTTCGCTTGGGCGGCAATGTCTCTGACTAGGTCAAGCGCATCCATTTTATCTTGTTCTTTTTGTTTATCAAAGATTTGACCTAATGGATTGTTGGCGTTTTCAGTATTACGGCTTAAATCATCAACATTTTGCTTTTGTTCGTCTTGATTACGCACAATTAACGTGCCGTCTTCTACCGCTGATTTAGTCGTACTTGAAGCGCTATCACTGTTGTGATAAATCGATGGCATACCCGCTGTCGGTGATGCGCCGCTAGTACCAATACTGATTGATACATGGCTGACATCAAAGTCGGCTTTGTTTTCAATATCACTAAAGCTAATGGTGCCAGTGTCGAGTTTATTGTTTGATTTATCCTCAGCGGTTGAGGCAATGACCGCCCCTTTAAGGTCGGTATTATTGCCAACGGTCACATCAAAGCCATTTTTGCCGGCAAAAATACCCGACTGGTCGGTGACGCTGGCCCAATTACTGTCCATTTTGGTTTGTGATAACGCTAAGTTACCACTAAAACCTGTACCAAATGAGCCATTGACCGAAGCGGTGATTTTTTCATAATCATAGTTATCAGTATCTTGCAGGGACGCAATATTAAGGTTATGACCGACGTCCATCTTAACACCATCACCTTTTAACTGCGCCCCGATTAAGGTTGCATCGTTACCAGTTTTAACCATGAGGTTTTTACCCGCCTCAACAATCCCTTCACTCCACGCGCTGCCATCGGCATTTTCACGCTCACGGCTAAAGTTGGCATTACCAGTAAAGCGCAGTCCCGTTTGGTCGCCACCAACCGTAAAGCTGATCCCCACGCCGCCGCCATAGCTTTTTTCATCTTTATCGCTGTGCTGGGTATTAACGGCGCCAATAACATTGACATCATGACCGGCCTCAAGCGTGATATCTTGACCGGCTTTAACCTCACTGCCTTTCACCGTAATATCACCGCCGTTACCTTGCACATCACCAACCGCCTTGATGGTGATATTGTCACCCGCCGACACGCCGCTACCAACAACATTATGCTGCTCTTGATTGATTTCACGTTCGGTTTTTTGTGTACCAAAAGTAGCACTCATGCCTTGGTTATTGACGTTGTTTGCTAGGCTGTAAATTCTCTACCGCTTGAACCGCGGTTGCTAAGTAATTATTACTCAGTTTTACTAAGGTTACTCCTGTTAACTTTCACGCTGTTAACTAGCCTTTTCAATCAAAGAATTGAACTAACAGAATAATTCAGGTTTGTTACTTTAGAAGTAGTCACCAGATCCTCGCAAAAAAATAGATTAATCGTAAGAATTGTGTAGTGGATCGCATAGTTGAAAGATAATTAGGTCAGTTCTACGATAAAGATTGGAGAAATGAAAAAATATGAACCGGATTTAACCTGACAGAACCAATGAAAAATGGATAACTGTCAGCTCTGGTTTGAGCTAGTTTAAACTCATATTAACAAGTTAATATGACAATTCTATAAAAATCCATAGCTTTATATTTAAAAAAATATTTTTATCATTTCTTGGTAAAGTTGATAGTTATCAGCTTCAAAACAAACTATATTTACTTTTTCTATATGGTTATTTTTAGCTAAGCTTTTTTTAATTGTTTTTATTGCTATTTTAGCTGCTTCATCTTTTGGAAATTTATAAATCCCAGTACTAATATTAGGAAATGAAATTGTTGTTATATTGCTCTCATTTGCGAGTTCAAGGCAGTTTAAATAACATGCTATTAATAATTCAATCTCATTATTATTACCGCCATTCCAACGTGGACCAACAGTATGTATAACATATTTAGCGGGTAAGTTACCCGCAGTCGTAATTACCGCTTCACCTACTTTACAACCACCTTGCCTCGCTCGTATCTTTTGGCATTCATCTAGAATTTTTTTTCCTCCAGCACGATGAATTGCACCATCAACACCACTTCCACCTAATAAAGAGCTATTGGCCGCGTTTACAATAGCATCAACAGCAATTTTAGTAATATCACCATGAATAATTTCTATTTTACTTTTCACTTAATAGTATTCCTAAAAATTTAGCTATTGCATCTTCCTGTTCTTCAGTTTCCGATGGTTCTAAAAGGATATTCATTACTTCTTTATCTAGAACCAAATCATAAATATTAATATCTAGCCATCCTTTAGACCATATATCAATACCTCCCATTTTATTACAGCCTTCAACTACCATCCTTTCTAAACTTCCAAAATCGCCGCTAGGATATGAGCTATAAGTCAATTTATAGTCACTTAATTTAGAAGAAACACTATTTTTAATATAATTCATATCCATTTTAATTAACCCTATTTATGCTCAAGAATACTAATATTACCAACATTTGGCGTTAGTGAACCACCTTTTTTTTCTACTTGATATTTTTGAGACGGTTGAGCATCTGTACCTATCATTTTATACCAACCATCTTTACCGCCTTGAATTAAGCTATTTGAAGGAACATCAAACTCTACATATACAGATCCTTTTGGAGCAGCACCTTTGAAATCATCTACACCGTTTACTGAAATAAATGTTTGCCCTCCGCCACCTTGTACTACTTTACCTGTACTTTTCATTTGAGCTAATTCATCAGGAGACATCCAACGACCTACACGGGTAACATTTACTTCATTTATTACTTTTGTTTCACCCAATTTTAATGATAAATTAATATTATTTGTATTCCCAGTAATCCCTTTATTTGCATCACCAACAACTTCCCCACCTATATTATTCGGCTTATTAGCTGTTGTCGAGGTTCCTTTTTCAGTGCTACTAACTGGTGGTTTGGTTCCTGTTGCTTCTTGTACTACTTTAGGTCCAACAACTGCAGCAGCTGCAGCCATTGCAGTATTACTGACTCTTTCCCAAAAAACTAAATTTCGAGAGGTTTCTATGCTAAACCCATAATTTTTAGTCAATTGCTGAGCTTTCCATTCTCGATAAGCCTCGACATCTTTTAAAGCTAAATCAAACTCTAATGAATTTATCTCTTTATAACCATCATACTGATCTTTATACTGACTTTGCAAATAATGATAATAAGGATCATCAGGACTTAACTTTCCATCATAGGACTTACCTGCGGCATCAAGATCTTGTCTTAGTTCTCCACATTTTGATGAGCTCAAGTTTTGGCATGCATCAATTAATGCTTCATTCTTTTCTTTGCTCGATTGATTTATTTTATCTATTGCGGCCTGAGCTTTTTCTTTCTCTTCTGGCGAAAGATATGGTAATTGACGCTCTAAATCTGTTTTTATCTTATCTTCTGGTGCGTATAAATAGTTATTCTCAACCGCATTTTTACTGCCTGCAACCGCAGTACCAACATCACCAATATTACCGCCACTTCCTGCTGCAACTGCAAGGCCACTGGCTAATTGCGCTAAGGCGCTGATGTTTTCTTTTTCAGCTTGCGTTAAGTCGCTTGGATCTCGACCATCATACAGGGTTTTACGAATATAATCAGCTGCCGCTTCACCCGAAACCGCACCAATTCCGCCCGCTAATGCTGAGTTACCTTGCGCGGCTGCAACTGCGGCGCCGAGTATGGCATGAGCAATCAAATTAGCCTCTGGATTCTCATTTTTCCATTTGCCGGTTATCGGGTCTTTAGATCCTGTCGCCAATTTGATTTGCTCTGCCAAATAAGGCGCACTGGCGCCAGCAAGCCCGCCAGTAAAATCACCGGTAATCAGGCCGCTAACAATCGCGGTTGCTGCATCAATGCCTTTGCTAACACTGCTACCCATTCCGCCATTGGTTTTACCTTTTTCTTGGTTGTTTTTGACTTGGGTATCAACCGCACTATAGTAAAAGCTGTCTTTATCACTTTTATAAAAATCATCTAACGAAATTTTTGCTTTATCTTCATCACTTAATTTATCGTATACTTTTTTCGCTTCCGCTTTAGCTAGCTCATCCTTATTCTTATCAACATCATTTTGCGCCTGTATGCGGTCGTATTTATTGACCACATCTTTCGCTTGGGCGGCAATGTCTCTAACTAGGTCAAGCGCATCCATTTTGTCTTGTTCTTTTTGTTTATCAAAGATTTGCCCTAATGGATTGTTGGCGTTTTCGGTATCTCGGCTTAAATCATCAACATTTTGCTTTTGTTCGTCTTGATTACGCACAATTAACGTGCCGTCTTCTACCGCTGATTTGGTGGTACTTGAAGCGCTATCACTGTTGTGATAAATCGATGGCATACCCGCTGTCGGTGATGCGCCGCTGGTACCAATACTTACCGATACATGGCTGACATCAAAGTCGGCTTTGTTTTCAATATCACTAAAGCTGATGTTGCCCGTATCGAGTTTATTTTTCGATTTATCCTCAGCGGTTGAGGCAATGACCGCCCCTTTAAGGTCGGTATTATTGCCAACGGTCACATCAAAGCCATTTTTGCCGGCAAAAATACCCGACTGGTCAGTCACGCTGGCCCAATTACTGTCCATTTTGGTTTGTGATAACGCTAAGTTACCACTAAAACCTGTACCAAATGAACCATTGACTGAAGCGGTGATTTTTTCATAATCATAGTTATCAGTATCTTGCAGGGACGCAATATTAAGGTTATGACCGACGTCCATCTTAACACCATCACCTTTTAACTGCGCCCCGATTAAGGTTGCATCGTTACCAGTTTTAACCATGAGGTTTTTACCCGCCTCAACAATCCCTTCACTCCACGCGCTGCCATCGGCATTTTCACGCTCACGGCTAAAGTTGGCATTACCAGTAAAGCGCAGTCCCGTTTGGTCGCCACCAACCGTAAAGCTGATCCCCACGCCGCCGCCATAGCTTTTTTCATCTTTATCGCTGTGCTGGGTATTAACGGCGCCAATAACATTGACATCATGACCGGCCTCAAGCGTGATATCTTGACCGGCTTTAACCTCACTGCCTTTCACCGTAATATCACCGCCGTTACCTTGCACATCACCAACCGCCTTGATGGTGATATTGTCACCCGCCGACACGCCGCTACCAACAACATTATGCTGCTCTTGATTGATTTCACGTTCGGTTTTTTGTGTACCAAAGGTCGCACTAACCCCAATTGACGCTTGGGTATCGCCTTTTTCATTTTTGAGCTGTAAATCCTGAGCCGCTTGAACCGCCGTTAAGGCGGCTTTAATCGATTGTAGCGCAAGCAGTTTATCATTATCGTTTTTCTTCGCTTGTTCAACCGCCTTAGCCGCATCATACACATCCGCAGCCGTACCCGTTATTGCAAGTGTTAAGCCGGTTTTTTCGTACTTGTACTCTTCTTTATAAGTCACCTTTGAATCATTCGATTCTAGCGTGACATTGTCACCGGTTAAGGTAATATCCTTTTTGGCAATGATATCACTGCCTTTAACCGATAAGTCTTTACCGGCATTAATCGTCACATTGCCTTCGGTGCTACCAACAGTGCTGGCTTGATAACCCTGCGTGCGGTCAGTCTGTTTTAGGTCATCTTTCTCTTTGCCAATTGCAAACCCTAAATTACCGCCGCTCATTAAGCCTGATTTTTGCTTAATGGTTTGTTGATGATTGTAATAAGACTCCTCGGCCGCATCAATCGTTACGTCGTTGTTAGCGGTTAAATTGACATTCTTGCTGCCCACCACTTGACTACCGGTTACCACTAAGTGATTACCAGCATTGATATTAACCGTATCACCCGATAGGCTACTGCCTTTTTGGGTCAGGTTATCAACATCAATATGAGTCGTCACCGAGCTTTTACTTAGCATACCGCTAGACTTCACTTTTTGATGGTCAGTTAGCTGCTCATGCTGGCTATCACCGGTGATGGCAATGGTATTACCGGCGCTCAAGCTCAGTGATGAGTCGCTCGACACATTGCCCGCTTTAACTGTGATATCATTGCCCGCACTGAGCGTCACATCGCCTTTACCCCGTATTTCACTGCCCACCACCTCATCTTTATCAATTTTACGGTAATTATTGCCGCCCCAGACGGTATTTTCCTGAGTATTGGTCGTGACGGTTGATAAATTAATGTCATTACCGGCACTGATTGCCGTTTTACCGTCTTTTGATTGATTAACCACTAATGCGGCACCTAGGTTAACATCTTGACCGGCATTAATCGTGATGTCGCCGTTTTTGGTCTGCACCGATGAGACGTGATTAATCACCGTATTAGCGGTGCTGTTTTGCCCATATGTTGTTTCGGTTGTCTTGGTCGTACTGATTAAATTGATATTATTATTGGCTGCCAGCGAAATGCCATTTTCTGCCATTAATGCGCCATTGCTGGTAATGCTGTTAACTGCCTTAATATCAAGGCTATCACCCATTATCACGCCACGGTTACTCACGTTATTTGCTAGGATATTAAGGCTGTCTTTACTTACAACGCTGCCCGACGAACTTAAATCACCGCTAGCTTCAATTGCGACCGTTTGACTATGCATTAACTTACTTTATTTTCGTTCAAAATTTATCGTGATATATGTTTTTAATATAAAAATTGCGGCTGCTGATTAAAGCTTATTAGTAAGATAATAGCGGGTTATGCCCGATTTGAAGAGAGAAAGTTTTTAAAGCCGTTTCAGACGTTTGAGAAAATAAGACGATGGTTAAGATATTTTTAGTTAATCAACGAAATAAATATAAAATAATATATTAATGCAGAAGTGGTAGATCGCATAGTTAAAAGATAATTTAGATAATTCTGCGATAAAAATCGCAGAACTAGATATTAATTAAGAAAACCATTAAGATCGATATAATGGAGAACATTGCATCTTTGGTTTTATTTCATTAAACCATAAATCAATAGCCCATTGGCATGAGCTATCACCTATGGATAAATTATTTTGCAAGTCATTTTCAAATATATCTTTCATAATTCCATAAGCCTTCATATATTGTTCAGATGTTAATTCAGAAAAATCTATAGGGCCATCATACAAATCATAATGAAAATATATTTTTTCGCTGAGAGCACTATAATTATTAAAACATGGTCTTAATACTCTATCAAGTATTCCCATTCCAGCATTATTTACAACGACGATTAAATCATTACCAAAGCTAAAAGTAGCTGACATTCAATTACCTCATAATAACTATTTTATTCTGACTACTAGCAGGCAGCGTTTTAATATGATCTAGCAATCTTTGCTGATTAGCTTGATTCAAATTCCTAAAATCCAAAGGAACAATATCTGCTTTATTTAAATGTTCACTCAGTGTATTAATATTATTATTCCAGTTGTTATTAAAAAATTTATTTATTCCTTCTATTTCTTTGGCTGTGCCATTTGCTGTTGTGAACATAAAATCAACTGTTTTGCCTTTATTTGGACC from Orbaceae bacterium lpD04 encodes:
- a CDS encoding hemagglutinin repeat-containing protein gives rise to the protein MHSQTVAIEASGDLSSSGSVVSKDSLNILANNVSNRGVIMGDSLDIKAVNSITSNGALMAENGISLAANNNINLISTTKTTETTYGQNSTANTVINHVSSVQTKNGDITINAGQDVNLGAALVVNQSKDGKTAISAGNDINLSTVTTNTQENTVWGGNNYRKIDKDEVVGSEIRGKGDVTLSAGNDITVKAGNVSSDSSLSLSAGNTIAITGDSQHEQLTDHQKVKSSGMLSKSSVTTHIDVDNLTQKGSSLSGDTVNINAGNHLVVTGSQVVGSKNVNLTANNDVTIDAAEESYYNHQQTIKQKSGLMSGGNLGFAIGKEKDDLKQTDRTQGYQASTVGSTEGNVTINAGKDLSVKGSDIIAKKDITLTGDNVTLESNDSKVTYKEEYKYEKTGLTLAITGTAADVYDAAKAVEQAKKNDNDKLLALQSIKAALTAVQAAQDLQLKNEKGDTQASIGVSATFGTQKTEREINQEQHNVVGSGVSAGDNITIKAVGDVQGNGGDITVKGSEVKAGQDITLEAGHDVNVIGAVNTQHSDKDEKSYGGGVGISFTVGGDQTGLRFTGNANFSRERENADGSAWSEGIVEAGKNLMVKTGNDATLIGAQLKGDGVKMDVGHNLNIASLQDTDNYDYEKITASVNGSFGTGFSGNLALSQTKMDSNWASVTDQSGIFAGKNGFDVTVGNNTDLKGAVIASTAEDKSKNKLDTGNISFSDIENKADFDVSHVSVSIGTSGASPTAGMPSIYHNSDSASSTTKSAVEDGTLIVRNQDEQKQNVDDLSRDTENANNPLGQIFDKQKEQDKMDALDLVRDIAAQAKDVVNKYDRIQAQNDVDKNKDELAKAEAKKVYDKLSDEDKAKISLDDFYKSDKDSFYYSAVDTQVKNNQEKGKTNGGMGSSVSKGIDAATAIVSGLITGDFTGGLAGASAPYLAEQIKLATGSKDPITGKWKNENPEANLIAHAILGAAVAAAQGNSALAGGIGAVSGEAAADYIRKTLYDGRDPSDLTQAEKENISALAQLASGLAVAAGSGGNIGDVGTAVAGSKNAVENNYLYAPEDKIKTDLERQLPYLSPEEKEKAQAAIDKINQSSKEKNEALIDACQNLSSSKCGELRQDLDAAGKSYDGKLSPDDPYYHYLQSQYKDQYDGYKEINSLEFDLALKDVEAYREWKAQQLTKNYGFSIETSRNLVFWERVSNTAMAAAAAVVGPKVVQEATGTKPPVSSTEKGTSTTANKPNNIGGEVVGDANKGITGNTNNINLSLKLGETKVINEVNVTRVGRWMSPDELAQMKSTGKVVQGGGGQTFISVNGVDDFKGAAPKGSVYVEFDVPSNSLIQGGKDGWYKMIGTDAQPSQKYQVEKKGGSLTPNVGNISILEHK
- a CDS encoding O-acetyl-ADP-ribose deacetylase; translated protein: MKSKIEIIHGDITKIAVDAIVNAANSSLLGGSGVDGAIHRAGGKKILDECQKIRARQGGCKVGEAVITTAGNLPAKYVIHTVGPRWNGGNNNEIELLIACYLNCLELANESNITTISFPNISTGIYKFPKDEAAKIAIKTIKKSLAKNNHIEKVNIVCFEADNYQLYQEMIKIFF
- a CDS encoding hemagglutinin repeat-containing protein, coding for MSATFGTQKTEREINQEQHNVVGSGVSAGDNITIKAVGDVQGNGGDITVKGSEVKAGQDITLEAGHDVNVIGAVNTQHSDKDEKSYGGGVGISFTVGGDQTGLRFTGNANFSRERENADGSAWSEGIVEAGKNLMVKTGNDATLIGAQLKGDGVKMDVGHNLNIASLQDTDNYDYEKITASVNGSFGTGFSGNLALSQTKMDSNWASVTDQSGIFAGKNGFDVTVGNNTDLKGAVIASTAEDKSNNKLDTGTISFSDIENKADFDVSHVSISIGTSGASPTAGMPSIYHNSDSASSTTKSAVEDGTLIVRNQDEQKQNVDDLSRNTENANNPLGQIFDKQKEQDKMDALDLVRDIAAQAKDVVNKYDRIQAQNDVDKNKDELAKAEAKKVYDKLSDEDKAKISLDDFYKSDKDSFYYSAVDTQVKNNQEKVKRMVEWAALSVKALMQQLRLLAA